One stretch of Armigeres subalbatus isolate Guangzhou_Male chromosome 2, GZ_Asu_2, whole genome shotgun sequence DNA includes these proteins:
- the LOC134214647 gene encoding DC-STAMP domain-containing protein 2 isoform X1, with amino-acid sequence MFEMSHRTTQPFRSKHHRKSHKIVLGLIIGLFQTVALFLVLYYQFDVSRRTTCIVTAISGTLFTIQSCRSSDFQCVTLLMVPQILSKRGRTASVAYAFVLTMNGPARNTIANVDVLGQALSCSQDRLKAAVQDALQALKAPFLAMKRTIKMILSEVEKAFMKVQRVLMDVMRLVKRILHTIKAGYEWLANIAAVCNKKNGTPFDQCIRALESAVEDCKQKLGPMDFMCEVTHVAKVVCYSVKVVDLICELIDFASSYIVDEIERRLEKFIHDIQVMFFVEVDFDHSFEFKTNFSKNYSEIATDITKEIKHRSRYIFTILNIFTIVSSLFLICVVIRAVRYKMKYLTRDRFDNVYISRDFIAIDEHRRSLNMDTILPLTRKERNRYIRLTSLSLIRKEKIRIARNALFLFISTIHILGLIATDYCLYWLLALIQRIYLRLGGIEKPPMVTLEVGGFGIVADLYRGIVRAFEPVVKQVDALNPARCAPDPKVPNFGRYVQIGLLLLFCWICIVMEPYGLRVRQLVMRAYFPDRAKERASWLYNDILLKRESFVKILRRQLGMKKGDSKPKRLIDIIRAKTNRIWICRKILGTSGSGKYCIFCGERTDENEAVSCIRPGCGGIYCYECFLEIENVCTICSEPIDPSDQSDMSIERDSSEDNFEV; translated from the exons ATGTTTGAAATGTCACATCGGACAACCCAACCATTTCGATCCAAACATCATCGCAAGTCCCATAAAATCGTACTCGGGCTGATAATTGGCTTGTTCCAGACGGTAGCTCTTTTCCTGGTTCTTTACTATCAGTTTGACGTAAGCCGAAGAACCACTTGCATCGTGACCGCCATTTCGGGCACACTCTTTACCATCCAGTCCTGTCGCAGTTCCGACTTTCAGTGTGTGACGCTACTGATGGTACCTCAGATATTGAGCAAGCGGGGTCGCACTGCAAGCGTGGCCTACGCTTTCGTACTGACCATGAATGGACCGGCAAGGAATACGATTGCAAATGTGGACGTGCTGGGCCAGGCACTGAGCTGTAGCCAGGATCGCCTGAAGGCGGCCGTTCAAGATGCCCTTCAGGCACTGAAGGCTCCCTTCCTAGCAATGAAGAGAACAATCAAGATGATCCTCAGTGAGGTGGAGAAAGCGTTTATGAAAGTTCAACGGGTATTGATGGATGTAATGAGGCTTGTTAAACGTATTT TGCACACCATCAAGGCCGGTTACGAGTGGTTGGCTAATATAGCTGCGGTTTGTAATAAGAAGAATGGCACGCCGTTTGATCAATGCATTCGAGCATTAGAATCGGCGGTGGAGGATTGCAAGCAAAAACTGGGACCGATGGATTTCATGTGTGAAGTAACACATGTAGCCAAGGTGGTTTGCTATAGCGTCAAAGTTGTGGACTTGATTTGTGAGCTAATCGATTTCGCTAGTAGTTATATTGTGGACGAGATTGAAAGGAGACTCGAGAAGTTTATTCATGATATCCAGGTTATGTTTTTTGTAGAGGTGGACTTTGATCATTCgtttgagttcaaaaccaatttttcaaaaaactacTCGGAAATAGCTACAGATATTACCAAGGAAATCAAACATCGGAGTCGATATATCTTTACTATTCTCAATATTTTTACTATTGTTTcaagtttatttttaatttgcgttGTTATTAG GGCAGTAAGATACAAAATGAAGTACCTGACTCGGGACAGATTTGACAATGTCTACATTAGCCGAGATTTCATTGCCATAGATGAACATCGTCGATCGTTAAACATGGATACGATACTTCCTCTGACTAGGAAAGAACGGAATCGGTACATCCGCCTGACCTCCCTGTCCCTCATCCGAAAGGAAAAAATACGAATCGCCCGCAATGCATTGTTCCTGTTCATCTCCACAATACACATCCTAGGACTTATTGCGACCGATTATTGCCTTTACTGGCTTTTGGCGCTAATTCAGCGTATCTACCTTCGTCTAGGCGGTATTGAAAAACCTCCAATGGTGACACTGGAGGTTGGTGGATTCGGTATCGTTGCCGATTTGTACCGAGGTATCGTACGAGCGTTTGAACCCGTGGTAAAACAAGTGGACGCATTGAATCCTGCGCGTTGTGCACCTGATCCAAAGGTCCCCAACTTTGGTCGGTACGTGCAGATCGGCTTACTCTTGCTGTTTTGCTGGATCTGCATCGTGATGGAGCCCTACGGCCTTCGTGTCCGTCAATTGGTCATGAGGGCGTACTTCCCGGATAGAGCAAAGGAAAGGGCTTCTTGGTTGTACAATGATATCTTACTGAAACGGGAATCTTTCGTCAAGATCCTTCGACGCCAATTGGGAATGAAAAAAGGAGATTCCAAACCGAAACGATTGATTGACATCATCAGGGCGAAGACTAACCGAATCTGGATTTGTCGCAAGATATTGGGAACGAGCGGGAGCGGAAAGTATTGCATTTTCTGTGGTGAACGCACTGATGAGAATGAAGCAGTTAGCTGTATTAGGCCAGGTTGCGGTGGCATATATTGTTACGAATGTTTTCTAGAAATTGAGAATGTTTGTACGATTTGTTCAGAACCGATTGATCCTAGTGATCAAAGTGATATGTCAATAGAAAG AGATTCTTCCGAAGATAATTTTGAagtttaa
- the LOC134214647 gene encoding DC-STAMP domain-containing protein 2 isoform X3 produces MFEMSHRTTQPFRSKHHRKSHKIVLGLIIGLFQTVALFLVLYYQFDVSRRTTCIVTAISGTLFTIQSCRSSDFQCVTLLMVPQILSKRGRTASVAYAFVLTMNGPARNTIANVDVLGQALSCSQDRLKAAVQDALQALKAPFLAMKRTIKMILSEVEKAFMKVQRVLMDVMRLVKRILHTIKAGYEWLANIAAVCNKKNGTPFDQCIRALESAVEDCKQKLGPMDFMCEVTHVAKVVCYSVKVVDLICELIDFASSYIVDEIERRLEKFIHDIQVMFFVEVDFDHSFEFKTNFSKNYSEIATDITKEIKHRSRYIFTILNIFTIVSSLFLICVVIRAVRYKMKYLTRDRFDNVYISRDFIAIDEHRRSLNMDTILPLTRKERNRYIRLTSLSLIRKEKIRIARNALFLFISTIHILGLIATDYCLYWLLALIQRIYLRLGGIEKPPMVTLEVGGFGIVADLYRGIVRAFEPVVKQVDALNPARCAPDPKVPNFGRYVQIGLLLLFCWICIVMEPYGLRVRQLVMRAYFPDRAKERASWLYNDILLKRESFVKILRRQLGMKKGDSKPKRLIDIIRAKTNRIWICRKILGTSGSGKYCIFCGERTDENEAVSCIRPGCGGIYCYECFLEIENVCTICSEPIDPSDQSDMSIERY; encoded by the exons ATGTTTGAAATGTCACATCGGACAACCCAACCATTTCGATCCAAACATCATCGCAAGTCCCATAAAATCGTACTCGGGCTGATAATTGGCTTGTTCCAGACGGTAGCTCTTTTCCTGGTTCTTTACTATCAGTTTGACGTAAGCCGAAGAACCACTTGCATCGTGACCGCCATTTCGGGCACACTCTTTACCATCCAGTCCTGTCGCAGTTCCGACTTTCAGTGTGTGACGCTACTGATGGTACCTCAGATATTGAGCAAGCGGGGTCGCACTGCAAGCGTGGCCTACGCTTTCGTACTGACCATGAATGGACCGGCAAGGAATACGATTGCAAATGTGGACGTGCTGGGCCAGGCACTGAGCTGTAGCCAGGATCGCCTGAAGGCGGCCGTTCAAGATGCCCTTCAGGCACTGAAGGCTCCCTTCCTAGCAATGAAGAGAACAATCAAGATGATCCTCAGTGAGGTGGAGAAAGCGTTTATGAAAGTTCAACGGGTATTGATGGATGTAATGAGGCTTGTTAAACGTATTT TGCACACCATCAAGGCCGGTTACGAGTGGTTGGCTAATATAGCTGCGGTTTGTAATAAGAAGAATGGCACGCCGTTTGATCAATGCATTCGAGCATTAGAATCGGCGGTGGAGGATTGCAAGCAAAAACTGGGACCGATGGATTTCATGTGTGAAGTAACACATGTAGCCAAGGTGGTTTGCTATAGCGTCAAAGTTGTGGACTTGATTTGTGAGCTAATCGATTTCGCTAGTAGTTATATTGTGGACGAGATTGAAAGGAGACTCGAGAAGTTTATTCATGATATCCAGGTTATGTTTTTTGTAGAGGTGGACTTTGATCATTCgtttgagttcaaaaccaatttttcaaaaaactacTCGGAAATAGCTACAGATATTACCAAGGAAATCAAACATCGGAGTCGATATATCTTTACTATTCTCAATATTTTTACTATTGTTTcaagtttatttttaatttgcgttGTTATTAG GGCAGTAAGATACAAAATGAAGTACCTGACTCGGGACAGATTTGACAATGTCTACATTAGCCGAGATTTCATTGCCATAGATGAACATCGTCGATCGTTAAACATGGATACGATACTTCCTCTGACTAGGAAAGAACGGAATCGGTACATCCGCCTGACCTCCCTGTCCCTCATCCGAAAGGAAAAAATACGAATCGCCCGCAATGCATTGTTCCTGTTCATCTCCACAATACACATCCTAGGACTTATTGCGACCGATTATTGCCTTTACTGGCTTTTGGCGCTAATTCAGCGTATCTACCTTCGTCTAGGCGGTATTGAAAAACCTCCAATGGTGACACTGGAGGTTGGTGGATTCGGTATCGTTGCCGATTTGTACCGAGGTATCGTACGAGCGTTTGAACCCGTGGTAAAACAAGTGGACGCATTGAATCCTGCGCGTTGTGCACCTGATCCAAAGGTCCCCAACTTTGGTCGGTACGTGCAGATCGGCTTACTCTTGCTGTTTTGCTGGATCTGCATCGTGATGGAGCCCTACGGCCTTCGTGTCCGTCAATTGGTCATGAGGGCGTACTTCCCGGATAGAGCAAAGGAAAGGGCTTCTTGGTTGTACAATGATATCTTACTGAAACGGGAATCTTTCGTCAAGATCCTTCGACGCCAATTGGGAATGAAAAAAGGAGATTCCAAACCGAAACGATTGATTGACATCATCAGGGCGAAGACTAACCGAATCTGGATTTGTCGCAAGATATTGGGAACGAGCGGGAGCGGAAAGTATTGCATTTTCTGTGGTGAACGCACTGATGAGAATGAAGCAGTTAGCTGTATTAGGCCAGGTTGCGGTGGCATATATTGTTACGAATGTTTTCTAGAAATTGAGAATGTTTGTACGATTTGTTCAGAACCGATTGATCCTAGTGATCAAAGTGATATGTCAATAGAAAGGTATTAA
- the LOC134214647 gene encoding DC-STAMP domain-containing protein 2 isoform X2 yields the protein MFEMSHRTTQPFRSKHHRKSHKIVLGLIIGLFQTVALFLVLYYQFDVSRRTTCIVTAISGTLFTIQSCRSSDFQCVTLLMVPQILSKRGRTASVAYAFVLTMNGPARNTIANVDVLGQALSCSQDRLKAAVQDALQALKAPFLAMKRTIKMILSEVEKAFMKVQRVLMDVMRLVKLHTIKAGYEWLANIAAVCNKKNGTPFDQCIRALESAVEDCKQKLGPMDFMCEVTHVAKVVCYSVKVVDLICELIDFASSYIVDEIERRLEKFIHDIQVMFFVEVDFDHSFEFKTNFSKNYSEIATDITKEIKHRSRYIFTILNIFTIVSSLFLICVVIRAVRYKMKYLTRDRFDNVYISRDFIAIDEHRRSLNMDTILPLTRKERNRYIRLTSLSLIRKEKIRIARNALFLFISTIHILGLIATDYCLYWLLALIQRIYLRLGGIEKPPMVTLEVGGFGIVADLYRGIVRAFEPVVKQVDALNPARCAPDPKVPNFGRYVQIGLLLLFCWICIVMEPYGLRVRQLVMRAYFPDRAKERASWLYNDILLKRESFVKILRRQLGMKKGDSKPKRLIDIIRAKTNRIWICRKILGTSGSGKYCIFCGERTDENEAVSCIRPGCGGIYCYECFLEIENVCTICSEPIDPSDQSDMSIERDSSEDNFEV from the exons ATGTTTGAAATGTCACATCGGACAACCCAACCATTTCGATCCAAACATCATCGCAAGTCCCATAAAATCGTACTCGGGCTGATAATTGGCTTGTTCCAGACGGTAGCTCTTTTCCTGGTTCTTTACTATCAGTTTGACGTAAGCCGAAGAACCACTTGCATCGTGACCGCCATTTCGGGCACACTCTTTACCATCCAGTCCTGTCGCAGTTCCGACTTTCAGTGTGTGACGCTACTGATGGTACCTCAGATATTGAGCAAGCGGGGTCGCACTGCAAGCGTGGCCTACGCTTTCGTACTGACCATGAATGGACCGGCAAGGAATACGATTGCAAATGTGGACGTGCTGGGCCAGGCACTGAGCTGTAGCCAGGATCGCCTGAAGGCGGCCGTTCAAGATGCCCTTCAGGCACTGAAGGCTCCCTTCCTAGCAATGAAGAGAACAATCAAGATGATCCTCAGTGAGGTGGAGAAAGCGTTTATGAAAGTTCAACGGGTATTGATGGATGTAATGAGGCTTGTTAAAC TGCACACCATCAAGGCCGGTTACGAGTGGTTGGCTAATATAGCTGCGGTTTGTAATAAGAAGAATGGCACGCCGTTTGATCAATGCATTCGAGCATTAGAATCGGCGGTGGAGGATTGCAAGCAAAAACTGGGACCGATGGATTTCATGTGTGAAGTAACACATGTAGCCAAGGTGGTTTGCTATAGCGTCAAAGTTGTGGACTTGATTTGTGAGCTAATCGATTTCGCTAGTAGTTATATTGTGGACGAGATTGAAAGGAGACTCGAGAAGTTTATTCATGATATCCAGGTTATGTTTTTTGTAGAGGTGGACTTTGATCATTCgtttgagttcaaaaccaatttttcaaaaaactacTCGGAAATAGCTACAGATATTACCAAGGAAATCAAACATCGGAGTCGATATATCTTTACTATTCTCAATATTTTTACTATTGTTTcaagtttatttttaatttgcgttGTTATTAG GGCAGTAAGATACAAAATGAAGTACCTGACTCGGGACAGATTTGACAATGTCTACATTAGCCGAGATTTCATTGCCATAGATGAACATCGTCGATCGTTAAACATGGATACGATACTTCCTCTGACTAGGAAAGAACGGAATCGGTACATCCGCCTGACCTCCCTGTCCCTCATCCGAAAGGAAAAAATACGAATCGCCCGCAATGCATTGTTCCTGTTCATCTCCACAATACACATCCTAGGACTTATTGCGACCGATTATTGCCTTTACTGGCTTTTGGCGCTAATTCAGCGTATCTACCTTCGTCTAGGCGGTATTGAAAAACCTCCAATGGTGACACTGGAGGTTGGTGGATTCGGTATCGTTGCCGATTTGTACCGAGGTATCGTACGAGCGTTTGAACCCGTGGTAAAACAAGTGGACGCATTGAATCCTGCGCGTTGTGCACCTGATCCAAAGGTCCCCAACTTTGGTCGGTACGTGCAGATCGGCTTACTCTTGCTGTTTTGCTGGATCTGCATCGTGATGGAGCCCTACGGCCTTCGTGTCCGTCAATTGGTCATGAGGGCGTACTTCCCGGATAGAGCAAAGGAAAGGGCTTCTTGGTTGTACAATGATATCTTACTGAAACGGGAATCTTTCGTCAAGATCCTTCGACGCCAATTGGGAATGAAAAAAGGAGATTCCAAACCGAAACGATTGATTGACATCATCAGGGCGAAGACTAACCGAATCTGGATTTGTCGCAAGATATTGGGAACGAGCGGGAGCGGAAAGTATTGCATTTTCTGTGGTGAACGCACTGATGAGAATGAAGCAGTTAGCTGTATTAGGCCAGGTTGCGGTGGCATATATTGTTACGAATGTTTTCTAGAAATTGAGAATGTTTGTACGATTTGTTCAGAACCGATTGATCCTAGTGATCAAAGTGATATGTCAATAGAAAG AGATTCTTCCGAAGATAATTTTGAagtttaa